In Oryza sativa Japonica Group chromosome 3, ASM3414082v1, one DNA window encodes the following:
- the LOC4333678 gene encoding DEAD-box ATP-dependent RNA helicase 10 isoform X1, translating to MAKKKDVEVEELDEEVVAAAAAPAADGGEEQEAEPPARRPSTFAELGVVPELVAACDAMGWKEPTRIQAEAIPHALEGRDLIGLGQTGSGKTGAFALPIIQALLKQDKPQALFACVLSPTRELAFQIGQQFEALGSAIGLSCTVLVGGVDRVQQAVSLAKRPHIVVGTPGRLLDHLTDTKGFSLNKLKYLVLDEADKLLNVEFQKALDDILNVIPKERRTFLFSATMTNKVSKLQRACLRNPVKVEVASKYSTVDTLRQEFYFVPADYKDCFLVHVLNELPGSMIMIFVRTCESTRLLALTLRNLRFKAISISGQMSQDKRLGALNRFKTKDCNILICTDVASRGLDIQGVDVVINYDIPMNSKDYVHRVGRTARAGNTGYAVSLVNQYEAMWFKMIEKLLGYEIPDRKVDNAEIMILRERISDSKRIALTNGCTPASDDLNVDSSSCSCCDDEGGRWPQEKAEEERR from the exons ATGGCGAAGAAGAAggacgtggaggtggaggagttgGATGAGGAGGtggttgccgctgccgccgcccccgccgcggacGGTGGCGAGGAGCAGGAGGCCGAGCCACCGGCGCGTCGGCCGTCGACGTTCGCGGAGCTGGGCGTCGTCCCGGAGCTGGTGGCGGCGTGCGACGCCATGGGGTGGAAGGAGCCCACCAGGATCCAGGCCGAGGCCATCCCCCACGCCCTCGAAG GGAGGGACCTGATTGGGCTGGGGCAGACGGGCTCCGGCAAGACGGGCGCCTTCGCGCTGCCGATCATCCAGGCGCTGCTCAAGCAGGACAAGCCCCAGGCGTTGTTCGCCTGCGTGCTGTCGCCTACAAG GGAGCTGGCTTTTCAGATTGGACAGCAGTTTGAGGCACTCGGGTCCGCGATCGGTCTGAGTTGCACGGTG CTTGTTGGAGGAGTTGATCGGGTGCAACAAGCAGTATCCCTTGCAAAACGCCCACATATTGTG GTTGGAACTCCTGGACGTCTTTTGGATCATTTGACAGATACGAAAGGTTTTAGCCTTAATAAATTGAAGTACTTG gTTTTGGATGAAGCTGATAAGTTACTTAATGTGGAGTTCCAGAAAGCCCTTGATGATATTCTGAATGTTATCCCTAAAGAACGGAGGACTTTCCTTTTTTCAGCCACAATGACCAATAAG GTTTCTAAACTGCAGCGTGCTTGTCTAAGAAATCCTGTTAAG GTCGAGGTAGCGTCCAAATATTCTACAGTGGACACACTTAGACAGGAGTTTTATTTTGTTCCTGCAGATTACAAG GATTGTTTTCTCGTTCATGTTCTGAATGAGTTGCCAGGGAGCATGATCATGATCTTTGTCCGGACCTGTGAATCAACAAGGCTCCTTGCTCTCACCCTAAGGAATCTTCGTTTTAAAGCTATCTCTATTAGTGGCCAAATGAGTCAG gATAAGAGACTAGGCGCCTTAAACAGGTTCAAAACGAAAGACTGCAATATCCTTATTTGCACCGATGTGGCAAGTCGTGGTCTTGATATTCAAGGAGTTGATGTGGTTATCAATTATGATATTCCAATGAATTCCAAG GATTATGTTCATCGGGTGGGTAGAACAGCACGTGCAGGGAATACAGGATATGCTGTATCTTTGGTGAATCAATACGAGGCCATGTGGTTTAAGATGATAGAGAAGCTCCTTG GATACGAGATTCCTGATCGTAAGGTGGATAACGCAGAAATCATGATACTTCGTGAACGTATCTCTGACTCGAAGAGGATTGCGCTGACG AACGGATGCACACCTGCTTCCGACGACCTGAATGTAGATAGTTCGTCTTGTTCTTGTTGTG ACGATGAAGGAGGGCGGTGGCCACAAGAAAAAGCGGAGGAAGAACGAagatga
- the LOC4333677 gene encoding acidic leucine-rich nuclear phosphoprotein 32-related protein 2: MADAAAPGEDDAAWERAIAAAVKNAPFSAPKTLTLDGAVKSTTGRLPSPSLLGRYPSLEELSVAGARLSSLAGLPRLPALRRLSLPDNRLSGAASLAAVAESCGATLRHLDLGNNRFADVAELAPLAPHGVESLDLYQCPVTKAKGYRDKVFALIPSLKFLDGMDAEGNDCLDSDDEEDEEEDEGEEGEGEGDEEEEEEGGEEGEGDEDDEEEGDEEEDEEEGEEEAEDEEDEAGADEEDESKVANGSKGSSGSAQPNKRKRDSEDDANGDN; this comes from the exons atggccgacgccgccgcccccggagAGGACGACGCCGCGTGGGAGCGCGCCATCGCGGCGGCCGTCAAGAACGCCCCCTTCTCCGCCCCCAAGACCCTAACCCTCGACGGCGCCGTCAAgtccaccaccggccgcctcccctcgcCGTCGCTCCTCGGCCGCTACCCGTCCCTCGAGGAGctctccgtcgccggcgcccgCCTCTCCTCGCTCGCGGGCCTCCCGCGCCTCCCGGcgctccgccgcctctccctccccgaCAACCGCCTCTCGGgggccgcctccctcgccgccgtcgccgagtcCTGCGGCGCCACGCTCCGCCACCTCGACCTCGGGAACAACCGCTtcgccgacgtcgccgagcTGGCGCCGCTCGCGCCGCACGGGGTCGAGTCGCTCGACCTGTACCAGTGCCCCGTCACCAAGGCCAAGGGGTACAGGGACAAGGTGTTCGCGCTGATCCCCAGCCTCAAGTTCTTGGACGGCATGGACGCCGAGGGCAACGACTGCTtggattccgacgacgaggaggatgaagaggaggatgagggagaggagggtgaaggggaaggtgatgaagaagaagaagaggagggtggagaggaaggggaaggtgATGAGGATGAcgaagaggaaggagatgaagaagaggatgaggaagaaggTGAAGAGGAG GCTGAAGATGAAGAGGATGAAGCTGGTGCCGATGAAGAAGATGAAAGCAAAGTGGCGAATGGAAGCAAAGGGTCTTCAGGATCAGCTCAGCCAAACAAAAGGAAGAGGGACAGTGAAGATGATGCTAACGGAGACAACTGA
- the LOC4333678 gene encoding DEAD-box ATP-dependent RNA helicase 10 isoform 1 (isoform 1 is encoded by transcript variant 1), which yields MAKKKDVEVEELDEEVVAAAAAPAADGGEEQEAEPPARRPSTFAELGVVPELVAACDAMGWKEPTRIQAEAIPHALEGRDLIGLGQTGSGKTGAFALPIIQALLKQDKPQALFACVLSPTRELAFQIGQQFEALGSAIGLSCTVLVGGVDRVQQAVSLAKRPHIVVGTPGRLLDHLTDTKGFSLNKLKYLVLDEADKLLNVEFQKALDDILNVIPKERRTFLFSATMTNKVSKLQRACLRNPVKVEVASKYSTVDTLRQEFYFVPADYKDCFLVHVLNELPGSMIMIFVRTCESTRLLALTLRNLRFKAISISGQMSQDKRLGALNRFKTKDCNILICTDVASRGLDIQGVDVVINYDIPMNSKDYVHRVGRTARAGNTGYAVSLVNQYEAMWFKMIEKLLGYEIPDRKVDNAEIMILRERISDSKRIALTTMKEGGGHKKKRRKNEDDEEEEERNAPVSRKSKSFNKSRRR from the exons ATGGCGAAGAAGAAggacgtggaggtggaggagttgGATGAGGAGGtggttgccgctgccgccgcccccgccgcggacGGTGGCGAGGAGCAGGAGGCCGAGCCACCGGCGCGTCGGCCGTCGACGTTCGCGGAGCTGGGCGTCGTCCCGGAGCTGGTGGCGGCGTGCGACGCCATGGGGTGGAAGGAGCCCACCAGGATCCAGGCCGAGGCCATCCCCCACGCCCTCGAAG GGAGGGACCTGATTGGGCTGGGGCAGACGGGCTCCGGCAAGACGGGCGCCTTCGCGCTGCCGATCATCCAGGCGCTGCTCAAGCAGGACAAGCCCCAGGCGTTGTTCGCCTGCGTGCTGTCGCCTACAAG GGAGCTGGCTTTTCAGATTGGACAGCAGTTTGAGGCACTCGGGTCCGCGATCGGTCTGAGTTGCACGGTG CTTGTTGGAGGAGTTGATCGGGTGCAACAAGCAGTATCCCTTGCAAAACGCCCACATATTGTG GTTGGAACTCCTGGACGTCTTTTGGATCATTTGACAGATACGAAAGGTTTTAGCCTTAATAAATTGAAGTACTTG gTTTTGGATGAAGCTGATAAGTTACTTAATGTGGAGTTCCAGAAAGCCCTTGATGATATTCTGAATGTTATCCCTAAAGAACGGAGGACTTTCCTTTTTTCAGCCACAATGACCAATAAG GTTTCTAAACTGCAGCGTGCTTGTCTAAGAAATCCTGTTAAG GTCGAGGTAGCGTCCAAATATTCTACAGTGGACACACTTAGACAGGAGTTTTATTTTGTTCCTGCAGATTACAAG GATTGTTTTCTCGTTCATGTTCTGAATGAGTTGCCAGGGAGCATGATCATGATCTTTGTCCGGACCTGTGAATCAACAAGGCTCCTTGCTCTCACCCTAAGGAATCTTCGTTTTAAAGCTATCTCTATTAGTGGCCAAATGAGTCAG gATAAGAGACTAGGCGCCTTAAACAGGTTCAAAACGAAAGACTGCAATATCCTTATTTGCACCGATGTGGCAAGTCGTGGTCTTGATATTCAAGGAGTTGATGTGGTTATCAATTATGATATTCCAATGAATTCCAAG GATTATGTTCATCGGGTGGGTAGAACAGCACGTGCAGGGAATACAGGATATGCTGTATCTTTGGTGAATCAATACGAGGCCATGTGGTTTAAGATGATAGAGAAGCTCCTTG GATACGAGATTCCTGATCGTAAGGTGGATAACGCAGAAATCATGATACTTCGTGAACGTATCTCTGACTCGAAGAGGATTGCGCTGACG ACGATGAAGGAGGGCGGTGGCCACAAGAAAAAGCGGAGGAAGAACGAagatgatgaggaagaggaggagcgcAATGCTCCTGTTTCCAGAAAATCGAAGTCCTTCAACAAATCAAGAAGACGGTGA